The DNA sequence AAATTTTGAGAGGCAGTTGACTGAGACTCTGGTGGTTCAGTGGGAGCTTCAACCTGTACTGGGACAGTCTCAACTTTGGCGCGCTTAACCCATCCATCATCACTTAAAGTGTAACCCATCATAGAGAATGTTGTCTCATCATAGGTACTGGTAATGTGCTTAGGTATGAAAGGTGTCAAGTCAACCTTCATAACTCCAAGAATATGTGAAATAAGGAGGCCATAGGGTAGACAAGTAGCAGAAGAGGATATATCCTTGATACTCTCAAGCATGTATTGACGAATCCATACAAACCAGTTGGGTCTTTTGTTGTTCACAAGACAGTAAAGAACAAAGATATCTCTCGTGGATAAGGTGCTAAGGGACCCGGTCCTAGGAAGTAGAGTGGTGGCTATCATGTGGGCCAAGACCCGGTGTTCAAACTTTAGAATTTTGGGACCAATGTCGGGAGGATTATTAGACAGGAAGGCTTTTGCTTCTTCTAAGGAAACTTCAAGTCTTTTGGCCAAGAATTTTGCACAAAAACTCATACCCATTAAACTTAGCAGAAAAAATCTTCTCAAATTGATAAGAGTCGAGAACAATTTGAGTGTCTAAAACCATAGATTCCAAGTCATCTTTATCATTCACAAACAAATTTGCATAGAACATTCTCACAAGCTCTTCATATACGGAGCTCTGAATAGTATCGAATAGAGAGGAAAGACGTTGAAAATCGAAAACATCAATCACATCACAGTGCAGATTTTTCATAAGAGAGAGGCTTACAGTGCGTTCATAGGCTATAGATTTCGACTTATAGGACTCAAACCTTGATTTCTCATTTGGTCCATAGAATATTAATTTGTCCTCTGGCCCAAATTTAGTACTCTCCACTTTCCCTTTCTTGCATGCAGATTTTTGGGGGGTTTGCTCCATGGGCCTCTTTCCTGCCTTTTTCTGGCTAATGGGAAGGTCCTCAGACAATTTACTGCTTTCATTATCAGTTTTGAGAGGGTCTGAGTCGATGGATGATTCCAAATCTACAGTTTCTTCAGGGTTGAGGATTTTCCGAAACCTTCTGCTTCGTCTGGTCGTAGTGGAAGATGAGAGGTTTTTTTTCACCATGGTGAGGGTTTCTTCGGAGGACATGAGAAGTGAGAGGGAGTAGGAGGATTCTTATCTAGACTTTGGAGGGCTGGAGAGTTTCATTGGTTGAAGGTGAGGACGGATTCAGAAAGGAGTGATTCTTCTGAGGGGATGTTTCGGCGGTACTAATGTAGGTGTAATAATTACACTTTTATCAAAGTAAACTTAACACTTATAAGAGGAAAGTAAAGAGTTTTAATTGTATATAAAAAATTTGTTTTATAAAACACAATGATGCCAATCTTTTTCCGCAGTAGACAAAATCTTTCTTCTAAaagaggttttgtaaaaatatcagcaAGTTGAAATTCAGTACTAATGAATTCTAATGCAATATCACCTTTAGCAACATGATCACGAATAAAATGATGCTTTATTTCTATATGTTTTGCTCTGGAGTGATGCACAAAATATTTTGCCAAACAAATAGCACTAGTATTATCACAGAATATGGAAGTTGTGGTAAGAGATAAACCATAGTCGAGAAGTTAATGCATGATCCAAAGAACTTGTGTACAACAACTTCCAACAGCTAAATATTCTACTTCAGTTGTTGATAAGACAACACAATTTTGTTTCTTACTATGCTAGGAAACTAGTGCATTTCCCAATAGTTGGCATGTGCCGCTAGTACTTTTCCTGTCGATCATATCACCTGCAAAATCTGCATCTGAAAAATCTTGACACGAGACTTTTTTAACCTCCCCACTAGACACTTTCCAATCTTCCAATGTGCAATGCACTCAGTAGAACCTCGATGTGATCCGTGTTGACAAGACTTGGCAAAGGAGAGTTTGATCAGCCTACACATAACAATACATAAATTAAAATCTATTTTGTCCTGCGACAAATTACAAAGTACCCTAAAAGGAGAATTTTAATTAAAGGAATAAATATTCTTGCAAATTTGAAGGACATGTAATGCTATAGTATTAGTCAACTACATCAAAATACAGGTTATGAAAGTTGAGAGAGTCGATAAGGAACTTCCAGAAGCATTTGGTATTACCAGTCTGACATTTGTCCATTATATTCCTTGTATCCTTTTATATCGACTAGCTCCCTATTTTAGTTTGTTCTAAATACATGACCTATTAACTAAAATAGCAAAAAAATTATTTCTAGcaaattaataaagtaataaaaAGAACGGTTCACCAGAACCTAGTGCAACAGGGAGACATTAAAAAGGAATTACAATTTTCAACATATAGTGTTCTTCAGCCTACTTACACATAACAAGAGATTcatgctcaaaaagaaaaagaaaaacatgtCATTTACAGTCACTGTGTTAAGAACAAGACACCACGTGAAAGCTTCGATCTTTACTTCGAACTTCCGCTTTCCCTATGAATGATGCTGGAGGCAAAAGCATGTAGTTTGAACAAAACAATCAGGAGAAAAAAGACTTGCATGAAACGTATTGAGCACAACTACCTGTTTCCTACTCCATAGCCCAAGACAGAACAAAAAGGAAGACACGTTCCTGTTCCATCAATCAGATATAGAAAATGAGCACCAATCTAACCGTAATATTTAGCCTAGGTAGAAGCTGTCTTCTagtaaataaaactaaaaatgtCCATTGCTCTTGCTCAGCTCCTTGCACTACTAATCACCTTAAAGGTTCGACTACCAAACTATCAGTTTTTCCAAATTAAGACATGTCAAAGTTTTCCTTGGATTGGTATGCCCTTCAAAAACTATACATAAATCAACATCAAGTTGCTTTTTATATCATACAACCCGAGCAACCATGAACAACACAAACGGAACAGAAAATAGCTCACAACTATAGGAAGACAATGGGAGATTGCGCAAAAATAGCCTTCCACTCGCCATTTGCTACATAAAGTGAACCTCCTCCCTCCTATATAAGTATTCAAAACCCGCAGCTGATAACAAGCTAGGATCTTTATCTTTGGAACACAGGGGTATGGAACATGATTCAAAGTTCTAGTTTTAAATTCATTCTTAATTATTTAGTCTTAGATTTTTGTTTTTGCAAATAATTACAAATTAACTACAGAGGAACGGGAAAAAAGGACAAAACACCTAGTAATGTATAGCCTACCAAGTTATAAATATATATGTACACGGATAAAACCGATTTCGGGGATCGATTTCACTCGATAAGATCGGTGCTCGACCTAGATCGAGGCCCGGTCGAGCCTAGTACTTGATCGAGCTTGGTATTAGATCGAACTCGGTCTCGAAGGTCGACCAGATTTCTGGAGCAACATGAATATCGAAGACAAAGGTAAGACCGGTCCCGATCGAGCTGTACCAAATTTCAGAAATAAGAGGACTATCAACATCGATCAAAATCATCAAACTCGTCCTCGACCGCTATAAAGGGCGTGCCCGGTCCTGCCCTTGGGAACCTCGGAAAAGCATCGCCAGCTCAACCGACAAGGGTCCGTAATACTCTCCACTAATCAATGATCACAGCGCAAATCACGGTGCTAGTGGGAACAGTTTCCAACTGTCATCAAGGCCCATACTTTTCCATAGAATAATGTAAAAAAGGAGGAGACTCCTCCCCTTTAAAGGAGTGAAGATGAATTAGTGATAGGGACATTGTAAGATATCAAGAAAACATATAGCCAATTCTAATTTCTTGCTCATTTTATGCTCTGCTCTTACTTAGTCATTATTTCGTGTTGAACAGAAATCAATCTCATAAGCGAAGGCTTGCTCCATTAGTAAAGGttgtatttatatttatattgctAATCCCTACATCAATCTATTTTCTCGCCTTTGTATCAGATTGTGTCCTTAGAACTGCgcacaaatttaattgttatacaattttaagggtaaatagtttggcgctcaccgtggagctaaggataatagtagttATTTGAAACAAACCTACATAACACACtgctttacgcttgttcttgggagtatctttgatttcaggtctaAGATGGCTAACCCCCGACTAGCATTCCAAAATATCGATAACTAGTCTGGCCACCAAGGTGAAAACAACAGCGCGACACTTAGTAACGCAAGGCCACCTGATGAAGCCCTCAGAATCAGGGCGGTAGATCCAAATGATGTAAACTCTCATGTGGCCATCGACGTCAACTTGAACACCAATCCCGAAAACAGCATTCGTGGAGGAACTCGATCTGTGGCTCGAAGCACGCAAAACGCCGAAGGAGACGGAATCAGCCTAcgcatgattttcgaaatgcttCAAGCTCAACAGGTAGAAATTGCTCATTTGCAAAGTCAAAGCCAGATCCCGAGCAGGAACGAGCCCGATCCACCTAAAGAAACTACCCACGGGGCAGAACCGGCCGTggtaagatcaaatgaacaagaGTCGGGCACAAACCCCGAAGTCATGAGGATGCTCGAAGAACTGACGAAGCGAGCCGAGACAtgggaaaagaaaatcgaagctaatgacaagaAAGTCGAGATCTACAATTCCAGGGTGGATCAAATTCCGGGGGCACCCCCGTTATTGAAAGGGTTAGACGCCAAAAAGTTCGTGCAGAAACCCTTTCCTCCAAGCGCATCCCCGAAACCAATTCCCAAaaagtttcgtatgcccgaaatacccaaatataatagGACAACCGACTCCAACGAGCATGTGACCTCTTACGCTTGTGCCATTAAAGGAAATGACTTGGGGGATGACAAGATCGAGTCAGTCCTATTGAAAATATTCGGAGAAACCCTGTCTAGgggagccatgatatggtatcacaaattactttctaattctattgactcttttGCTATGCGTGCAGAcacttttgtaaaagcacatgcaggggctatcaaggtcgaaaccagaaaatCAGACCTGTTCAAAGTTAGGCAAAAGGATAACGAAGCTCAGAGAATTCGTATCCCGTTTTcagatggaacggatggacctaccCCCGGTCACCGACGATTGGTCTGTTCAAGTCTTCACTCAGGGATTGAATAATCGGAATTCTgttgcttcacgtcagttgaagaaAAACTTGATGGAATACCCTGCCACTACATAGGCCgatgtacacaaccggtaccaatcgaagatcagggtggAGGACGGTCAGTTCGGGGCCCATTCAGAGTCTTACCCTAGCAGGAGCCTTAAGAGAACCAAAAGAGACACCGACCGAGAGCCAGGGTCTAGTAGAGATCGATACCGATCGTATAATGATGATAGGAGGAACGGTGGATTTGCCCGCAACCATACGCGAAACGAAAGAAAAAATGATCGGGGGCTCATGACCAAAAACGGTTTCGACAGGTCGATCAGGCCAAAAGAGGCACCGAGattgtcagaatataacttcagtatCGATGCAGCTGCCATCGTATCGGCCATTGGGCAAATCGAAGacactaagtggcctcgaccccTACAATCCGACCCATCCAGCCTAGTATGCAAATACCATGGAacccatggtcatagaaccgaagaTTGTCGACAGTTAAGAGAATAGGTGGCCcgattattcaatgaagggcatcttcgagaattcttgagtgaccgagccaagaCACAATTCAGAAACAGGGACTCCAACAGGCGAATAGAGCAAGAGGAAGTCGAACCTCAACAAGTCACTatcatgatcattggtggggtcgatgTCCCACAAGAACCAACATCGAAGCGCACCAGCATGCCCATCCTTAGGGAAAAGAGAGTTAGAGAGCACGAACCGGAAGGAGTCATATCTTTCAGCGATGAGGATGCCAAAGGGATCATTCAACCTCACAATGACGccctggtaatatctgtactagtaaataaaactagaattaaacatgtgttgattgatccatgTAGTTCTGCCAACATTATCCAATCGAGGGTTGTAGAACAGCTCGGGCTATCAGATAAGATCATCCCCGAAGCTCGAATCCTGaatgggttcaacatggcatgcgaaaccactaaaggggagatcaTATTACTAGTGAACTCCGTATGAGTTATATGCAGAACCAGATTttacgtgatcgaaggagacatagGTATAAATCCCTTCTCGGGAGGCCGTGGATCCATCATATGAGGGAGGTACCCTCGACCCTCCACCAAACATTAAATTTCCCAGTCCCGGAGGGGATCAAAACAATCTATGGAGAACAACCGACAGCAAAAGAAATGTTTACCGTCGAGGAAGTGATCCCAATATCGACTCTCACGACACCAGTGAAATCTAGTTCGAGCCCCGACCTtaaggccaaatagcaatcactgattcCAGCCTCGACACAATCGAGTGAGCGAAAAACGATCGAGGACGACGATCATGAAATAACTCGGTCTTTCGTGGTGCCAGATGACTCCGATGTTACTAAATCAAcgatcgaagagctggaacaggtcaTATTGATCGAGTATATGCCCGATCGCAAGGTATATTTGGGCAaagggttaacccccgagcttaggaaaaactTTATTCATTTTCTCTTGattaacattgattgttttgcttggtcccacttcgacatgacagggatcccaccggaggtgACCACTTACAAACTAAGCCTGAACCCAAAGTTCATTCCGGTCAGACAAAAaaggaggccccagtccgagatAAAACacactttcatcaaggacgaggtatccaaacttcttaaaataagaTTTATTCGGGAAATGAAATACCCGGAATGGTTAgcgaacgtagtggtagtccctaagaaaggaaacaaaatgaaaatgtgcatagattataaagatttgaataaggcgtgtcccaaagattctttttctcTACCTAACATCGATCGTATCActaccggccacgagatccttagttttcttaAATGAAGATAATTAAATCAAAATTATCTAGGGATTgcatttaataattaaatcaaaaTGAGTTAAACATAAAAAGAGCCATTTCTTAAATGAAGATAGAAAAAGAACGAACTCTAGGACAAAATTACCTTCCTCGTAATCAGTTGGCCGGAAAATCAACTCGCTGACGGAGCTGAACTCCAGATTCCGCTTTCCTCCTTTTGCAAAGTTTGTTCCGACACCAGATTCTTGATAAAATACAAAAATGGCCCATTATGTTTGATATAAGTTTAAATTAATCCCTTAAATATATTCTTGAGcaattttaaacctttaaattagcCAAAGGTGAAAACTTTTAGTTTGTGTCGAATATTTAACTGACGGAGCTGAACTCCAGATTCCGCTTTCCTCCTTTTGCAAAGTTTGTTCCGACACCAGATTCTTGATAAAATACAAAAATGGCCCATTATGTTTGATATAGGTTTAAATTAATCCCTTAAATATATTCTTGAGcaattttaaactttaaattaGCCAAAGGTGAAAACTTTTAGTTTGTGTCGAATATTTAACTGACGGAGCTGAACTCCAGATTCCGCTTTCCTCCTTTTGCAAAGTTTGTTCCGACACCAGATTCTTGATAAAATACAAAAATGGCCCATTATGTTTGATATAGGTTTAAATTAATCCCTTAAATATATTCTTGAGcaattttaaacctttaaattagcCAAAGGTGAAAACTTTTAGTTTGTGTCGAATATTTAACTTACTTTGATTGTTAGATTTAACAAGGAGAGTATTTCCAAAATTGGTGGGGAATAAAGTTCTATTATTGGTGCATTTTTCTAAAATGGCTATGAGCAAGGATAGAAGAGTGAACAAGGCGACTTAATTTATTTATTCTTTCCAACTTCAAAGGATCCTATAACTTTTTGTTATTGCTTTCATATTTATTTGTTGTCTTTCATGTTGTTGGTTTTATTTTTCAGGTTTTGTTGTCACATGTCCATTgtctctgagccgagggtcttccgGAAATAACATTTCTACCTCTTTGAGGTAGGGGCaatgtctgcgtacactctaccctcctcagacctcactggtgggattatactggattgttgttgttgctgctttaTTCAACATGATTTCATACAAATATAATTGTATGAAGTTTCAAAATTATAATGCTATTTGATCGAGGGTCACAATGCCCAACTAATAATATACATTAAAGATAGAGCTACTTTCATCTTAATGGAACAAGATACTATATTTATTTGTTTGTTCTAGTCCCTTGTGATTGATTGAATAAATTTGTGACAAAATTAGAAGAGTATATGGCTAGTGTTAGTTTAACCCAAAGGTATAAACGATATTACAATATCAAAAGAGTTTTTTTATTTTGCAAGTAATCCTTACAAATACTAGCTCCATCAGAAGATGTTTAATTTGTCAAGAATGCccttaaaatttaaataaaaaaaacaatAAAGATGAAACTAATGTGAGATTTTTTGACAATCTTTCGAATAATTTCTAAAGATTGAAAACTGCTAAAACCATTAGAATTTCAACGAGATAAAGTCCTTGGGATTTTAGGGGAGTAAAAAAGGttgatttttaatttataaattttcaaatattgatCAAATTCCACTAacttgaaaaagaaaaacaatttatTTGCCAAAACGGACAAAAATAGACTATGATTTACCAAAACGGAAAACTTAGGTTTAACAAAATTTAAGTGTTAACAAAAACACCACTTTTGTATATTAAATGCTTCTCCATTCATTTAcaagaagaaaaatgaacacatTTCTATCTACAATAAAAAGATCTATTTACCTCTTATGTTAGCAAACAAAATTGGCTGTGATGTTATAAAGAGACAAAAACAAAGTTATCTgacaaaaaaaaaggaaattatATTTGCATTGATCATAAGATTAGACAGTAGTTAGGCCACTGTATCTCGGCCTTGTTCTCTCTGGAGATAGACCTTCTTCAATGGACTTTCTCTTATTATTATTGCCTTGAGATTGCTGAATTTGCTGTATTTGTTCTATACTGTCTAATTCTATTTTTGGTTGTGGTTGTGATTGTTCTGATGGAACCTTTTCAATTTCTGATGATTCTTGATTTTCCTTTGTGACAATTTTCTCAGGTTCATGAAAGCTTTTGCACTTGGTTTTCATCATATGGGGTTTAAGCTTATTGACATCTGATAATCTGACTGGTTTCAAGAAAAATTCTTCAGCCCCTTCTTCTAAGCATCTGATGAATCAGTCAGAAAACATTATTAACCTTTATTGTTTATCCAATAATCTTCAAGAAAATAAGATAAAATTAAGGTAACATTGTGCTTGTTAGTAGTTGCCTATTGATTCTTGAAGGAACATTCTCAGATGACATAATGACTACTGGAATGTTTCTAAATGATGAAGACTCCTGTCACAAAAAAGAGTACAAATATTAATTTACCAAATAGATAAATTGATTGGCAAAAGAATCTAGTTGTTTCAGCAGGGGTCCAAAAAAGGAAAGACATAAAACCATAGGCACATGTCCTTTTAACATCTAATTATGCGGTACACATACATGTGGGCAAGGTAGTTTGGTGCACTGAGCTTCCGCTATGCACGGGATCCAGGAAAAggccggaccacaagagtctattgtacgcagtcttacaaTACATTTATGCAAAAAGCTATATTCACGGGTCGAACCCATGACCTCCTAGTCATATGGAAGCAACGTTACCATTTACGTTGCAAGGCTCCTTTCTCAACTTTGCCAGTACACATACAGGTGGGCTAGATTTCCTAACAAGATTCTCAACTGATCTCAAAATTGAAAGGTGAGAAAAGGACCCCATAAAGCTAATGGGAATGCCAGAAACAATTTGATGGGGAAAATTTATGTCCTAAAGTATATTACGAAGAAAGGAAAATGATGTACAAATcagaaaaagaattaaaagaggAATATGGCAGCAagatgaaaaaaagaagaaactttAAAGCATACCTTAATTTTCTTGAGCAAATCATAGCCTGTCATACCAGGCATACAGTAGTCAGTGATAATAAGATTTACTTCCACTTCCTGCAAATTCCAGAAAACAAAAaagattaaatttttaaaaagaagTTTTGGCGTAACTGATAAAGTTATTCTTAATCgactcttgcagaaatgcaggttaagactgcgtacaatataCTCTTATGGTTCGGACTTTTCCCGGACCCCACGCATAGCCGGAAACTTGGTCCACCAAGTACAAGAAAGTTAGTGAAGTGGGAAAATGAACATTACCTGATGGT is a window from the Nicotiana tomentosiformis chromosome 10, ASM39032v3, whole genome shotgun sequence genome containing:
- the LOC104099507 gene encoding two-component response regulator ARR9-like, producing MGMAAAEQQFHILAVDDSLIDRKLIERLFRTSACQVTTVDSENKALEFLGLQEHEHNHPNPPCACPHNHQEVEVNLIITDYCMPGMTGYDLLKKIKESSSFRNIPVVIMSSENVPSRINRCLEEGAEEFFLKPVRLSDVNKLKPHMMKTKCKSFHEPEKIVTKENQESSEIEKVPSEQSQPQPKIELDSIEQIQQIQQSQGNNNKRKSIEEGLSPERTRPRYSGLTTV